DNA from Streptomyces luteogriseus:
CCGCACCTCTGGCCCCGTACACCAAGGGCACCACCGTGGCGTCCGCCGCCGCCCCGCGCGGCGGCACCGGCTCCGGCTCCGGCTACCGGCGCCTGGGCGACGGGCCCGGCTGGCAGCGGGTCGTCCGCTCCGAGCTGGCAGCGCCCAAGTCCGGCCGCGCCGGGCGCCGTACCGCGCTGGCCGCGTTCGTCCAGCTCACCGACCTGCACATCATCGACGCCCAGCACCCGCTGCGCCTGGAGTACCTGCGCTCGGCCGACATCCACGCCTGGCGGCCGCACGAGGCGCTGACCGTGCAGGGCGCGATCGCGCTCGTGGAGCGGATCAACGCGCTGCGCGGCGCCCCCGTCACCGGCGCCCCGCTGCACTTCGCCATGACCACCGGTGACAACACGGACAACAACGCCAAGTCGGAGCTGGACTGGTTCCTGAAGATCATGAGCGGCGGGCGCATCACGCCCAACTCCGGTGACCCGCGCCGGTACGAGGGCGTCCAGAACAGCGGCCTCAAGCAGTACTGGCAGCCCGACGCCGCCGTCCGCGACAGCGACAAGCAGGCGGGCTTCCCGCACCTGGACGGCTTCCTGAAGGCCGCCATCCGGGAGGTCCGCAGCCCCGGTCTCAACCTGCCCTGGTACTCGACGGTCGGCAACCACGACACGCTGCCGATGGGCTGCTACGCCTCGCACGGCGACTCCCACCTCACCGAACTGGCCGTCGGCGGCAAGAAGCTGATGAACGTGACCGCGACCGAGGCGCGGCAGCTCCAGGCGCAGATCAAGAAGGCCCGCGACCCCCAGGGCGTCCGCTACCACGACTTCCTCAAGTCCCATGCCCGCTCCATGCGTTCGGTCACCCCCGACGAGCGCCGCGCGCCCTTCACCCCGGCCGAGTACCTCCAAGCGCACCTGGACCCGGCCCACCGCGGCGTCGGCCCGGCCGGTCACGGCTACTCCTCCGCCAACCTGGACGCGGGCACCCAGTACTACGCCTTCCGCATCTCCGACGACGTCATCGGCATCAGCCTGGACACCACCGACTCCGGCGGCCACTACGAGGGGTCCATCGGCACCGCCCAGCTGAAGTGGCTCGACAGGACGCTGCGGGACAACAAGGACTCCTACGCGGTGATCTTCAGCCATCACACCAGCAAGACGATGACGAACCTGCGCAGCGACCCGGCGAGGCCGAACGAGCGCCGCCACGACGGCCAGGAGGTCCTCGCCCTGCTCGGCGGCCACCCCAGGGTGCTCGCCTGGGTCAACGGCCACATCCACAAGAACGTCGTCACCCCGCATGCCATGGCGAGCGGCGGCTCCTTCTGGGAGATCTCCACCGCCTCCCACGTCGACTTCCCGCAGCTGGCCCGGGTCATCGAGCTGGCCGACAACAAGGACGGCACGATCTCCCTGTTCACGACGCTCGTGGAGTCCTCGGCCCCGCACCGCACGGACTTCTCCGACCTCTCCCAGACCGGCCTCGCGGCGCTCTACCGCGAGCTGTCCCTCAACGCCCCCGGAGCGAGCACGACCCTCGGCGGCGACCCGAAGGACCGCAACACCGAACTGGTGCTCAAGAAAGGCTGAAACCCTCTCAACCGCCCGGCGCCGGTCAACCCCGGCCGGGCCCCTCGGGGTCCCCTCTCCCGACACAACTCGATATGACGTGACAGGGGGAAACGGGGACATGAACAGACGTGCGCGCACGGCCCTGACGGCGGCGACGGCCATGGCACTGTCGGCGGCCCTCGCGGTTCCGGCGACGGCGGCGGGCCCGGCCGCCGCACCCGGCGGCCATGACGCGACGAAGCGGGCCGTGCGGGCCGCGGTCGCCGACGGCGTCCCGGGCGTGACAGTGACGGTCCGGCGGGGCCACGGCACCTGGGCGGCCACAGCCGGCGTCGGCAACCTGGAGACGGGCAAGCCGCGTTCGGCCCGGGACCACTACCGCATCGCCAGCATCACCAAGACGTTCGTCGCCACGGTCGTCCTCCAACTGGAGGCGGAGGGACGGCTGTCGCTCGACGACACGGTGGACACGTGGCTTCCGGGCCTGGTCCGGGGCAACGGCCACGACGGCAGCCGCATCACGATCCGGCAGCTCCTGAACCACACCAGCGGCGTCTTCGACTACCTGAAGGACCCGGGCTTCCAGCAGACCTACATGACCCCGGACGGCTTCATGAAGCACCGCTTCGACGAGGCGGCCCCCGAGGAACTGCTCGCCATCGCGATGAAGAACCGGCCGTCCTTCGAGCCCGGCGCGTCGTTCGCGTACTCCAACACCAACTACGTCCTGGCCGCGCGGGTGATCGAGAAGGCCACCGGCAACGAGTACGGCGACGAGGTCGACCGCCGGATCATCGCCCCCCTGCACCTGACCTCCACGTCGGTCCCCACCACCCGGGTCACCCTGCCCCGGCCCGGCAGCCGCGCCTACTCCAAGCTGGCCAGGACGGATGCGGGCCCGACGTACGACGTCACGGAACTGAACCCGCGCCTGGCCTACGGCTCCGGCCAGATGGTCTCCAGCTCGGCCGACCTGACCCGCTTCTACTCGGCCCTGCTCGGCGGCAGGCTGCTCCCGCCGGAGCAGCTGAAGAAGATGAAGACCACGGTCCCCTCCAGCCGCGAAACCAGCCGCTACGGCCTGGGGCTCGTCGACCGCAAGCTCAACTGCGGCGTCCACGTCTGGGGCCACGACGGGGGGATCCACGGCTCGAACTCGGACGCGGTGACCACCGGGAACGGCAGGCACTCCCTCGCCGTCAACTTCAACGGCGACTGGTCGGGAAGCACCGACGCGAT
Protein-coding regions in this window:
- a CDS encoding serine hydrolase domain-containing protein, whose amino-acid sequence is MNRRARTALTAATAMALSAALAVPATAAGPAAAPGGHDATKRAVRAAVADGVPGVTVTVRRGHGTWAATAGVGNLETGKPRSARDHYRIASITKTFVATVVLQLEAEGRLSLDDTVDTWLPGLVRGNGHDGSRITIRQLLNHTSGVFDYLKDPGFQQTYMTPDGFMKHRFDEAAPEELLAIAMKNRPSFEPGASFAYSNTNYVLAARVIEKATGNEYGDEVDRRIIAPLHLTSTSVPTTRVTLPRPGSRAYSKLARTDAGPTYDVTELNPRLAYGSGQMVSSSADLTRFYSALLGGRLLPPEQLKKMKTTVPSSRETSRYGLGLVDRKLNCGVHVWGHDGGIHGSNSDAVTTGNGRHSLAVNFNGDWSGSTDAIIEAEFCGK
- a CDS encoding TIGR03767 family metallophosphoesterase, producing MSRTRSVAGSGQGIHRRSVLAATGAVALSGGVGYALRPSDSQAATAGESATAVAASSRRAPAAPLAPYTKGTTVASAAAPRGGTGSGSGYRRLGDGPGWQRVVRSELAAPKSGRAGRRTALAAFVQLTDLHIIDAQHPLRLEYLRSADIHAWRPHEALTVQGAIALVERINALRGAPVTGAPLHFAMTTGDNTDNNAKSELDWFLKIMSGGRITPNSGDPRRYEGVQNSGLKQYWQPDAAVRDSDKQAGFPHLDGFLKAAIREVRSPGLNLPWYSTVGNHDTLPMGCYASHGDSHLTELAVGGKKLMNVTATEARQLQAQIKKARDPQGVRYHDFLKSHARSMRSVTPDERRAPFTPAEYLQAHLDPAHRGVGPAGHGYSSANLDAGTQYYAFRISDDVIGISLDTTDSGGHYEGSIGTAQLKWLDRTLRDNKDSYAVIFSHHTSKTMTNLRSDPARPNERRHDGQEVLALLGGHPRVLAWVNGHIHKNVVTPHAMASGGSFWEISTASHVDFPQLARVIELADNKDGTISLFTTLVESSAPHRTDFSDLSQTGLAALYRELSLNAPGASTTLGGDPKDRNTELVLKKG